In one Drosophila pseudoobscura strain MV-25-SWS-2005 chromosome X, UCI_Dpse_MV25, whole genome shotgun sequence genomic region, the following are encoded:
- the gdrd gene encoding uncharacterized protein gdrd — translation MSDKPSEESLSKVLFKDVQFEEGSDSDVDLALGAPGTRKRTEQAREFDQIMTGIQERMARVMSRVSLSCTMINQLHRDLKAKLPGKLGDEDEAKEAGGDGEFQNTDFDNVALEKITEGPLPLQITEEILTEEGEDMQL, via the coding sequence atGTCCGATAAACCATCAGAGGAATCTCTGAGCAAGGTCCTTTTTAAAGACGTGCAATTCGAGGAGGGCTCCGACAGTGATGTCGACTTGGCCTTGGGAGCTCCAGGTACTCGAAAGCGTACTGAACAGGCCAGAGAGTTCGATCAGATTATGACTGGAATTCAGGAGCGAATGGCGCGGGTCATGAGTCGCGTGAGTTTGAGCTGTACTATGATTAATCAGCTACACCGGGACCTGAAGGCCAAGCTCCCCGGCAAGTTGGGGGATGAGGACGAGGCCAAGGAAGCGGGTGGTGACGGTGAATTCCAGAACACCGATTTCGACAATGTTGCCCTGGAGAAGATAACTGAAGGTCCTTTACCCCTTCAAATAACCGAGGAGATCCTTACAGAAGAGGGGGAAGACATGCAACTTTAA